From the Priestia koreensis genome, one window contains:
- a CDS encoding histidine phosphatase family protein, whose product MNTIIYLVRHGDSPKEGNERTRELTEKGYRDAERVAEVLKEEDVDVVASSPYRRSVLTVEKVAKTLHKEVVIIEELKERIFSPKGTRLSDKELAPLLEQSFLDPHFSLEGGESNNECQKRAVKVVKDLINTYEGKKIVIGSHGAVMTLIMNHFDPRCDLQFLNSTTKPDIYKLTLHHDELMDVERLWESV is encoded by the coding sequence ATGAATACCATTATTTACTTAGTCAGGCACGGAGATTCGCCAAAGGAAGGAAACGAGCGAACAAGGGAGCTAACTGAAAAGGGATATCGAGATGCAGAGCGGGTAGCAGAAGTTTTAAAGGAAGAAGACGTTGATGTCGTCGCTTCAAGTCCATATAGACGCTCTGTACTAACGGTCGAAAAAGTAGCAAAGACGCTTCATAAAGAAGTCGTAATAATAGAAGAGCTGAAAGAACGGATCTTTTCTCCAAAAGGCACTCGCTTATCAGACAAAGAATTAGCGCCTCTTCTCGAACAATCCTTTTTAGATCCCCACTTTTCATTAGAAGGCGGTGAATCCAACAACGAATGTCAAAAGCGTGCAGTGAAGGTAGTGAAGGACTTAATTAACACCTATGAAGGCAAGAAAATAGTCATCGGATCTCACGGAGCGGTTATGACCTTAATCATGAATCACTTTGATCCGAGGTGTGACCTCCAGTTCTTAAACAGCACGACAAAGCCTGATATTTATAAGCTGACGCTTCACCACGATGAGTTGATGGATGTGGAGAGGCTGTGGGAGTCAGTTTAG
- a CDS encoding exo-beta-N-acetylmuramidase NamZ family protein yields MKKWLVGFIAILFVFSTLHFTTASERKDHGKPPKVKLGVEVLLDQHKDLLKGKRVGLVTNPTGVDHQLSSIVDLLAKDPDVNLTALYGPEHGVRGDAQAGANISSYIDSETGLPVYSLYGATKIPTAEMLQNVDVLLFDIQDVGTRFYTYISTLAYVLQGAKAQHIPVIVLDRPNPLGGDVVEGPVLDPAYSSFVGLYPIPLRHGMTMGELAAFFNKEFDINADLTVMKMKGWKRSMNYDDTKLFFVPPSPNMPTLDTAYVYPGLGLIEGTNVSEGRGTTRPFETIGAPYINSTKLAAKLNALYLPGVTFRATSFIPTFSKHSGVLTHGVQIYVTDRKEFRAVETGLTVVKTIHDTYPNDFQFNSNLFFDKLIGNSWVRQDIENGASVKSIMNKWETETKQFEKARKQYLLYK; encoded by the coding sequence ATGAAAAAATGGTTGGTAGGTTTCATCGCAATTCTCTTTGTCTTCTCTACGCTCCACTTCACAACAGCTTCTGAACGAAAAGATCATGGAAAGCCACCTAAGGTTAAGCTAGGTGTAGAAGTCTTGCTTGATCAGCATAAAGACTTATTAAAAGGAAAACGAGTAGGCCTTGTAACAAATCCTACCGGCGTCGATCATCAGCTATCAAGCATTGTCGATCTTCTTGCGAAGGATCCTGACGTCAATTTGACCGCTCTTTACGGTCCTGAGCACGGTGTTCGCGGTGATGCACAGGCTGGTGCGAACATTTCTTCCTACATCGACAGTGAAACAGGTCTTCCTGTCTACAGCTTATATGGTGCAACTAAAATACCAACTGCTGAAATGCTTCAAAACGTAGACGTATTATTATTTGATATCCAAGATGTTGGAACGCGTTTTTATACGTATATTTCCACTTTAGCTTATGTTCTACAAGGAGCAAAAGCGCAGCATATTCCCGTCATCGTATTAGATCGTCCAAATCCACTTGGAGGTGATGTTGTAGAAGGCCCTGTCCTAGATCCTGCTTATTCTTCCTTCGTTGGACTGTATCCGATTCCACTACGTCATGGCATGACAATGGGTGAGCTTGCTGCATTTTTCAACAAAGAATTTGATATTAACGCTGATTTAACCGTGATGAAAATGAAAGGTTGGAAGCGCAGCATGAATTACGATGATACGAAGCTTTTTTTCGTGCCACCTTCACCTAACATGCCAACGTTAGATACTGCCTATGTGTATCCTGGCCTCGGTTTAATTGAAGGAACGAACGTATCGGAGGGACGTGGAACGACAAGACCGTTTGAGACCATTGGTGCCCCGTATATCAATAGCACAAAGCTCGCTGCAAAATTAAACGCGCTGTACTTGCCTGGTGTCACGTTCCGAGCTACCTCCTTCATTCCCACATTCTCAAAGCATAGCGGTGTGCTTACACATGGTGTGCAGATATATGTGACAGATCGCAAGGAATTTAGAGCGGTTGAAACTGGATTGACCGTCGTGAAAACAATCCACGATACGTATCCGAACGATTTTCAATTTAACTCCAACTTGTTTTTTGATAAGCTCATCGGAAACAGCTGGGTTCGACAAGACATTGAAAACGGTGCTTCTGTTAAATCCATCATGAACAAATGGGAAACAGAGACAAAGCAGTTTGAAAAAGCACGGAAGCAATACCTACTGTACAAATAA
- a CDS encoding NUDIX hydrolase, producing MNNYRSPDGLPTDLCIFTLAPKPVASKRKSLPQLELQVLLIQRSEASKLYPNQWSFPGGFSKENETLFESALRQLKEETSIGDDVHLKQLGAYYTPSEKNGWIPTIAYYALVPYVNFRTMETSTQAIKAKLVPVEEAMHLSLAFDHNDILRDAVKRIRFNMLTTILAKEFLADEFTIAELINVVQTVVPGLDIDKANFLKGITSTKKRQGVLEPICDAIGQPKKSNQYSQAPAQLYRFTGYEPFSSIYNAT from the coding sequence ATGAACAATTATCGATCGCCTGATGGTTTACCGACCGATTTGTGCATTTTTACGTTGGCTCCAAAGCCGGTGGCCTCGAAGCGAAAATCGTTGCCACAGTTGGAGCTTCAAGTACTACTCATTCAGCGAAGCGAGGCAAGTAAGCTGTATCCGAATCAGTGGTCGTTCCCAGGAGGTTTTTCCAAAGAGAATGAAACGCTATTTGAGTCAGCGCTTCGGCAGCTAAAAGAAGAAACGAGCATTGGAGACGATGTTCACTTGAAGCAGCTTGGGGCCTATTATACGCCGAGCGAAAAAAATGGATGGATACCAACCATTGCTTATTATGCTTTAGTACCGTATGTGAACTTTCGCACAATGGAGACGTCCACACAGGCTATAAAAGCGAAGCTTGTACCTGTAGAAGAGGCGATGCACCTTTCTTTAGCCTTTGATCATAATGATATTTTAAGAGATGCCGTAAAGCGCATTCGTTTTAACATGCTTACGACGATTTTGGCGAAAGAGTTTTTGGCAGATGAGTTTACGATCGCTGAGCTAATCAACGTTGTTCAAACGGTCGTTCCAGGTCTTGATATTGACAAGGCAAACTTTTTAAAAGGTATTACGTCTACGAAAAAACGTCAGGGTGTATTAGAGCCGATTTGCGATGCAATCGGTCAGCCAAAGAAATCAAATCAGTATTCACAGGCTCCGGCACAGCTGTATCGATTTACAGGCTATGAGCCTTTTTCATCAATTTATAATGCGACATAG
- a CDS encoding sensor histidine kinase has protein sequence MKLNIRLILIFILCFVVASVTFFVIISYFQDIWSFQEEQKKGEKVEYVLHQTRQVAEKTNLDLSDRNAIMEMLSDIKQQHPTLSLLVADGNGDVKFQTESPRIREKNIKKLIQEKMNFNGQTQRTGDHQYSYFISPVTFNGEMGYLVIDSPPSKWEMNPIKYNRQVYTALGISVIAFLVLFFLLMRPITNYIKQIEQGIGRIVKKDWTYTIPVKGKNELSSLATNINWMTQQLRERFEHERKVEQSKNELITNLSHDLRTPLTSIIGYLQLVKDDRYKSKVELDEYVDTTYRLSQKLKQLLDELFEYTKLSLPDVEMNVQEIDLVGLLHQLVGEYEPIFEMKGYQVHLHLPANSVPLHIDVEKMVRVYDNLLSNAEKYSQGKDIEVKIHETKQEVITSISNITHHISKDNVKQLFDRFYRGDEARSSKVAGSGLGLSISKRIVELHKGRIWAESNGDRLTVYVALPRDLSSIKITNDQIHH, from the coding sequence GTGAAGCTGAACATTAGACTGATCTTAATATTTATTCTGTGTTTTGTAGTGGCGTCCGTTACCTTTTTCGTGATTATTAGCTACTTTCAAGATATTTGGTCCTTTCAGGAAGAACAAAAGAAAGGCGAGAAAGTTGAATATGTATTACATCAAACAAGACAGGTAGCGGAGAAAACGAATCTTGATTTAAGTGATCGTAACGCCATTATGGAAATGCTGTCAGACATTAAACAACAACATCCAACGCTTAGTCTTTTAGTAGCAGACGGGAACGGAGATGTTAAATTCCAAACGGAGAGTCCAAGAATTCGTGAAAAAAATATTAAGAAACTTATTCAAGAAAAAATGAATTTTAATGGGCAAACTCAGCGGACGGGGGATCACCAATATTCTTATTTCATCTCCCCGGTCACTTTTAACGGTGAGATGGGATATCTAGTTATCGATAGCCCACCGTCAAAATGGGAAATGAATCCTATTAAGTACAATCGCCAAGTGTACACGGCTCTTGGAATTAGTGTCATCGCATTTTTAGTACTCTTTTTCTTACTGATGAGGCCGATTACGAATTATATTAAGCAAATCGAGCAGGGCATTGGTCGGATTGTAAAAAAAGATTGGACGTATACAATTCCGGTTAAGGGGAAAAACGAACTTTCATCTCTTGCAACAAACATCAACTGGATGACACAGCAGCTCCGAGAACGGTTTGAGCACGAACGAAAAGTCGAGCAATCAAAGAATGAGCTCATTACCAACTTATCACACGATTTACGTACCCCTCTTACATCGATTATTGGCTATCTACAGCTAGTAAAAGACGATCGGTATAAATCGAAGGTGGAGCTAGATGAATATGTAGACACAACGTACAGGCTATCTCAGAAATTAAAGCAGCTACTCGATGAATTGTTTGAATATACGAAGCTATCACTGCCAGACGTAGAGATGAATGTGCAAGAAATCGATTTAGTCGGACTGCTTCATCAGCTCGTAGGCGAATATGAGCCAATTTTTGAAATGAAAGGGTATCAAGTTCATCTTCATCTGCCAGCAAACTCTGTTCCACTTCATATAGATGTAGAAAAAATGGTGAGAGTATACGATAACCTTCTTTCAAACGCAGAGAAATATAGCCAAGGAAAAGACATTGAGGTAAAGATACATGAAACAAAGCAGGAAGTCATCACAAGCATTTCAAACATTACTCATCACATCAGTAAAGATAATGTAAAACAGCTCTTTGATCGCTTTTACCGGGGAGATGAAGCAAGATCAAGCAAGGTTGCAGGTTCAGGACTAGGACTTTCCATTTCAAAGCGCATTGTTGAACTGCATAAAGGTAGGATTTGGGCGGAGAGCAATGGAGATCGACTGACTGTTTATGTGGCGCTTCCGCGTGATTTATCTTCTATTAAAATAACCAATGACCAAATACACCACTAA
- a CDS encoding STM3941 family protein → MKEFIFYRSKWKVVLLGVIVLAAEALFGFMIVDELTYSDGITGYLILGVVMFLLLLWVLAKWGKIILSTQPFLIMTEKELTIFTSPSEPFTFKMSDVEGLLPYEVSNVPMFGIILVDEEKYYRIAPKTTKRIANINHRTGFPIFNVALNMMKRQDREKFLVALSELEINILVPEENAKAQ, encoded by the coding sequence ATGAAGGAATTCATTTTTTACCGATCTAAGTGGAAAGTCGTTCTACTAGGAGTCATTGTCTTAGCGGCAGAAGCGCTGTTTGGATTCATGATTGTTGATGAACTCACGTACTCAGATGGTATAACAGGATACCTTATTTTAGGGGTAGTCATGTTCCTTTTACTTCTGTGGGTACTAGCAAAATGGGGGAAAATTATTCTCTCCACCCAGCCTTTTTTAATTATGACTGAGAAAGAGCTGACCATATTCACTTCTCCATCGGAACCATTCACTTTTAAAATGAGCGATGTAGAAGGGCTTCTTCCATACGAAGTTTCCAACGTTCCAATGTTCGGCATCATTTTAGTAGACGAAGAAAAATACTATCGTATCGCTCCAAAAACGACGAAGCGGATCGCAAACATCAACCATCGCACAGGTTTTCCTATATTTAATGTCGCCCTAAATATGATGAAGCGTCAGGATAGGGAGAAGTTTCTAGTGGCTTTGTCCGAATTGGAGATTAATATTTTAGTTCCGGAGGAAAATGCGAAAGCACAGTAA
- a CDS encoding class I SAM-dependent methyltransferase, with protein MKALQFVREYIKHPRIVGAIMPSSGALAKQMIRTIPFHDVQCIIEYGPGTGVFTEEIMRRKESRTIFLVIETNPQFYAILKEKYQNIKNVHIIHGSAEHVNEYVEKYEIEAVDYIVSGLPFTSLPVSVSEKILTATVAVLGNEGKFITFQYSKVKQQYFKAYFHTLSYKRVWLNIPPAYVFTCHNGLKSMRKSEEKCQKNIF; from the coding sequence ATGAAAGCTCTTCAGTTTGTCAGAGAATATATAAAGCATCCGCGCATTGTAGGGGCGATTATGCCGAGCTCGGGAGCGTTAGCGAAACAGATGATACGAACTATTCCTTTTCACGATGTACAGTGTATTATAGAATATGGACCAGGAACAGGTGTATTCACAGAGGAGATTATGCGCCGAAAGGAAAGTCGGACAATTTTTCTCGTGATTGAAACGAATCCCCAATTTTATGCCATATTAAAAGAAAAGTATCAAAACATAAAAAATGTCCATATTATCCACGGGTCGGCTGAGCACGTGAATGAGTATGTTGAAAAATATGAGATAGAAGCAGTCGACTATATTGTTTCTGGTTTACCGTTTACGAGTCTGCCAGTCAGCGTATCCGAAAAAATTTTAACAGCTACGGTTGCTGTGCTTGGGAACGAAGGGAAGTTTATTACCTTTCAATATTCCAAGGTAAAGCAACAATATTTTAAGGCGTATTTCCACACTCTATCATATAAAAGGGTTTGGCTAAACATACCGCCTGCATACGTCTTTACGTGTCATAACGGTTTGAAATCAATGAGAAAGAGTGAAGAAAAATGTCAGAAAAACATATTTTAG
- a CDS encoding nicotinate phosphoribosyltransferase, which translates to MYSIDDSKALHTDLYQINMVETYWADGIHEKKSVFDLYFRKLPFQNGYAVFAGLEKIVRYLEQFQFTKNDIEYLRNLGYQDDFLAYLETIRFTGTVHAMREGEIAFENEPIIRIEATLAEAQLIETGLLNIVNYQTLIATKASRIRHLSNDDELLEFGTRRAHEFDAALWGARAAYIGGFNATSNVRAGKLFDIPVAGTHAHAMIQAYQDEYTAFKAYAKRHRDCVFLVDTYDTLRSGIPNAIRVAKELGDDIRFIGIRLDSGDLAYLSKQARAMLDEAGFHEAKIVVSNDLDEETILNLKSQGAKIDVWGVGTKLITAYDNPALGAVYKLVAIEGQEGTLEDTIKISANPEKVTTPGLKKVYRIINMANQKSEGDYIALDHEHPEKETKLKMFHPTHTFVSKFVTNFYAKDLHVKVFDNGVLTYELPSTQDIQEYAKASLNDLWDEYKRTLNAESYPVDLSEACWNHKMSKISEEQEKVAAMQVSL; encoded by the coding sequence ATGTATTCAATCGACGATAGTAAAGCGCTGCATACAGATCTGTACCAAATTAACATGGTGGAAACGTATTGGGCAGATGGTATTCACGAGAAAAAATCAGTGTTTGATTTGTATTTTAGAAAACTTCCGTTCCAAAACGGCTATGCGGTGTTTGCTGGACTTGAAAAAATTGTCCGCTATCTAGAACAATTTCAGTTTACGAAAAACGATATTGAGTATTTGCGAAATCTTGGCTATCAGGACGACTTTTTAGCTTATTTGGAGACGATTCGTTTTACTGGTACGGTTCACGCTATGCGCGAGGGGGAAATCGCCTTTGAAAACGAGCCCATTATTCGTATTGAAGCAACATTAGCAGAAGCTCAATTAATTGAGACAGGTCTATTAAACATTGTGAACTACCAAACGCTTATTGCAACGAAGGCCTCTCGTATTCGACATCTGTCAAACGATGATGAGCTACTAGAATTCGGAACAAGACGTGCACATGAATTTGATGCAGCGCTTTGGGGAGCACGTGCAGCGTATATTGGTGGGTTTAACGCGACAAGTAACGTCCGAGCAGGGAAGCTTTTTGATATTCCCGTTGCAGGTACGCATGCTCATGCCATGATTCAAGCCTATCAAGACGAATATACGGCGTTTAAAGCATACGCAAAGCGCCATCGAGACTGCGTATTTTTAGTAGATACGTATGATACGCTACGCTCTGGTATTCCAAATGCGATTCGCGTGGCGAAGGAACTAGGTGACGACATCCGTTTCATTGGTATTCGCTTAGACAGCGGTGATCTAGCGTACCTCTCAAAGCAAGCCCGCGCTATGCTGGATGAAGCAGGATTTCACGAGGCAAAAATTGTGGTATCAAATGATTTGGATGAAGAAACCATTTTAAATCTCAAATCTCAGGGAGCGAAAATTGATGTGTGGGGAGTTGGCACGAAGTTAATTACTGCTTACGACAATCCCGCCCTTGGAGCTGTGTATAAACTAGTAGCGATTGAAGGACAAGAAGGGACGCTTGAAGACACAATTAAAATTTCCGCCAATCCGGAGAAGGTCACAACACCAGGATTGAAGAAAGTATATCGCATCATTAATATGGCGAATCAAAAATCTGAGGGAGACTACATTGCGTTGGATCATGAGCATCCAGAAAAGGAAACAAAGCTGAAAATGTTTCATCCTACGCATACGTTTGTGAGTAAATTCGTGACGAATTTTTACGCAAAGGATTTGCATGTAAAAGTATTCGATAACGGCGTACTTACATATGAGTTGCCTTCTACACAGGATATTCAAGAATATGCAAAAGCAAGTTTGAATGATTTATGGGATGAATATAAGCGAACGTTAAATGCAGAGAGCTATCCTGTCGATTTAAGTGAGGCGTGCTGGAATCATAAAATGAGTAAAATTAGCGAGGAACAAGAGAAAGTCGCAGCGATGCAAGTAAGTTTATAG
- a CDS encoding nucleoside triphosphate pyrophosphohydrolase, protein MPTYNKLVRDRIPEIISNTGKNYRTTILSQEEYVQALQAKASEELAEYLASPNDEEGVEELADLLEIIHSLAEAHGATVQQLEEVRQRKAEKRGGFKERIFLVDVEDE, encoded by the coding sequence ATGCCCACTTATAATAAATTAGTTCGTGATCGCATTCCAGAAATTATTTCTAACACAGGTAAAAACTATCGTACAACCATTTTGTCTCAAGAGGAGTATGTACAGGCTTTACAAGCGAAAGCATCCGAAGAGTTGGCCGAATACCTTGCAAGTCCAAATGATGAAGAAGGGGTTGAAGAGCTAGCGGATCTACTGGAAATTATCCATTCACTAGCAGAAGCTCATGGCGCAACGGTTCAACAGTTAGAAGAAGTTCGTCAAAGAAAAGCGGAAAAGCGCGGTGGGTTTAAAGAACGTATTTTCTTGGTTGATGTTGAAGATGAGTAA
- a CDS encoding response regulator transcription factor, with protein sequence MSEKHILVVDDEEDIRRLVSVYLKNEGYEVIEASHALQAIELVENHPIDLIVLDVMMPGMDGIEACLKIREKHQMPIIFLSAKSQDMDKIQGLASGAEDYVTKPFNPLELIARIKSQLRRYYMQPDTRVSSHVLEKGELKVNPKTNEVFVGSREVRLTPKEFQVLTLLLRHPGQVFSIERIYEAVWEEPFYKADNTVMVHITKIRNKIEENPKKPIYIQTVWGTGYKA encoded by the coding sequence ATGTCAGAAAAACATATTTTAGTGGTTGATGATGAAGAAGATATTAGACGACTTGTATCCGTCTATTTAAAAAATGAAGGTTATGAAGTTATTGAAGCCTCACATGCACTTCAAGCAATCGAACTAGTAGAGAATCACCCGATCGATTTAATTGTATTAGACGTGATGATGCCCGGGATGGATGGGATCGAGGCATGTTTGAAAATTCGAGAAAAGCATCAAATGCCAATTATTTTTTTGTCAGCTAAGTCACAGGATATGGACAAAATTCAAGGTCTTGCGAGTGGAGCAGAGGATTACGTCACAAAGCCATTTAATCCGCTAGAGCTGATTGCGCGGATCAAATCACAGCTCCGTCGCTATTATATGCAGCCAGACACTCGGGTATCGTCTCATGTTCTTGAAAAAGGAGAGCTAAAGGTTAATCCAAAAACAAATGAGGTGTTTGTAGGAAGTCGTGAAGTCCGCCTCACACCAAAAGAGTTTCAAGTGTTGACGCTCCTTTTGCGTCATCCCGGACAAGTATTCAGCATTGAGCGTATTTATGAAGCGGTATGGGAAGAGCCTTTTTACAAAGCTGATAACACGGTAATGGTTCACATAACAAAAATTCGTAATAAAATTGAAGAAAACCCTAAAAAACCAATCTACATCCAGACGGTATGGGGGACAGGGTATAAGGCATGA
- a CDS encoding suppressor of fused domain protein, producing the protein MANEQERIIQKATEVFGVEPTLESFSDEGDRYNIQVASVENQLREDTTSFVTIGGYEAPTGYTVGGVPLRIELVGACQTTYDIFADILAHCVYHKMKSHVSCFPGALYKDMITPIDPDLHMQHVLLIPPVLWEDFSTIDADDKKITWLQVIPISEKERIHALQHGVDSLLRHFEEAQVNIFNLERKSVM; encoded by the coding sequence ATGGCAAATGAGCAAGAACGAATTATACAAAAAGCAACGGAGGTGTTTGGAGTAGAGCCGACGTTGGAATCATTTTCAGATGAAGGTGACCGCTATAATATTCAAGTTGCTTCGGTAGAAAATCAGCTTCGGGAAGATACGACGTCTTTCGTAACCATTGGAGGCTACGAGGCACCGACGGGATACACTGTTGGAGGAGTTCCGCTTCGAATTGAGCTTGTGGGCGCCTGTCAAACGACCTACGATATTTTTGCTGATATTTTGGCTCATTGCGTGTATCATAAAATGAAATCACACGTGTCCTGCTTCCCGGGAGCCCTTTATAAAGACATGATTACACCAATCGATCCTGATCTACATATGCAGCACGTATTATTGATCCCGCCTGTTTTATGGGAGGATTTTTCAACCATTGATGCGGATGACAAAAAAATTACGTGGCTTCAAGTTATTCCAATTTCAGAAAAAGAGCGAATCCACGCCCTCCAACACGGAGTAGATTCCCTGCTTCGTCATTTTGAAGAAGCACAGGTCAATATCTTTAATTTGGAACGAAAATCAGTGATGTAA
- a CDS encoding glycoside hydrolase family 3 protein → MKAKKMVAAGLLASLVLSSVSVGNHATAKTSAKKKPTESVEQQAEAVVDNMSLEEKVGQMLMPDFRNWQKKGDTKMSGFTVMNDEVGGIIKKYHLGGVILFAENVVDTEQTVRLTDGLQKASPDIPLLITIDQEGGIVTRLQSGTNLPGNMALGATRSEKNAYTTGSIIGKELKSLGVNVNFSPSVDVNNNPANPVIGVRSFSSNPELVAKLGIQTIKGLQNEGMISSVKHFPGHGDTATDSHFGLPVVDHDLDYLRKNELYPFKKAIDSGVDMVMTAHVQFPAVDDTKVTSKKDGQPIMLPATLSRKVLTGLLRDDLGFKGVVVTDALNMKAIADNFGQEQAVIRAINAGVDIALMPAQVNSLEMEKNLDTVYNAVIDAVHTGEIPMSEIDDSAERIIELKLKKGIYQPDQQATEKSLDEKVKNALSVVGNKKHLKAEKKMAEEAVTVLKNDDKQLPFKVKKDQNVVILAPFSDQVEAMKLKINELVKSHRIKKVNVTGITFENKVLTDEMKKAIDEADYVITGSYVVKNDPAVNDGVIVDNVDSSKWATSTPRAIMKYAQGKDKKFVLMSLRNPYDAANFEEAKSILAVYGFKGYSNGRYRQPNIPAGIEVIFGTAKAKGKLPVDIPSVTQPGKILYPFGYGLKIK, encoded by the coding sequence ATGAAAGCAAAAAAAATGGTAGCAGCGGGTCTTCTGGCAAGCTTGGTACTATCAAGTGTGTCAGTCGGAAATCATGCAACAGCTAAGACGTCGGCTAAAAAGAAGCCTACAGAATCAGTGGAGCAACAGGCAGAAGCAGTAGTCGACAACATGTCCCTCGAAGAAAAAGTCGGGCAAATGCTTATGCCGGATTTTCGTAATTGGCAAAAGAAAGGCGATACGAAAATGAGCGGCTTCACCGTTATGAACGATGAAGTAGGAGGCATTATTAAAAAATATCATTTAGGCGGCGTCATTTTATTCGCTGAAAACGTCGTGGACACCGAGCAAACGGTCAGACTGACAGATGGACTCCAAAAAGCGAGTCCTGACATTCCGCTCTTGATTACCATTGACCAAGAGGGAGGAATCGTCACAAGGCTACAATCAGGGACAAACCTTCCAGGAAACATGGCATTAGGGGCGACGAGAAGCGAAAAAAATGCGTACACAACGGGGTCTATTATTGGAAAAGAGCTAAAATCACTGGGAGTTAACGTGAACTTCTCGCCTTCTGTTGATGTGAACAATAATCCAGCAAATCCTGTCATTGGCGTTCGCTCGTTCAGCTCCAATCCAGAACTTGTCGCAAAGCTAGGTATTCAAACGATTAAAGGGCTTCAAAATGAAGGAATGATTTCTAGCGTGAAGCATTTCCCAGGACATGGAGATACGGCAACAGATAGTCATTTTGGTCTTCCTGTTGTGGATCACGATTTAGATTATCTTCGTAAAAACGAATTATATCCGTTCAAAAAGGCAATTGATTCAGGTGTTGACATGGTCATGACAGCACACGTTCAGTTCCCTGCTGTTGATGATACAAAGGTAACTAGCAAAAAAGATGGGCAGCCCATTATGCTACCAGCGACACTCTCTAGAAAAGTACTAACAGGTTTGCTGCGTGATGACCTTGGATTCAAAGGTGTGGTTGTAACTGATGCGCTTAACATGAAGGCGATTGCAGATAATTTCGGACAAGAGCAAGCGGTTATTCGAGCAATTAATGCGGGAGTAGACATCGCTCTTATGCCAGCGCAGGTCAATTCTCTAGAAATGGAAAAGAATTTAGACACGGTCTACAATGCGGTCATTGATGCGGTTCATACAGGAGAAATTCCAATGAGCGAAATTGACGATTCAGCAGAGCGAATTATTGAATTGAAGCTGAAAAAGGGAATTTACCAACCGGATCAACAAGCAACAGAGAAATCTCTAGATGAAAAAGTAAAAAACGCTTTGAGTGTAGTTGGAAATAAAAAGCATTTAAAAGCTGAAAAGAAAATGGCGGAAGAAGCCGTCACGGTGCTGAAAAACGATGATAAGCAGCTTCCTTTTAAAGTGAAAAAAGATCAAAATGTCGTGATTCTTGCTCCGTTTTCAGATCAAGTAGAAGCGATGAAATTAAAAATTAACGAGCTCGTGAAAAGTCATCGAATAAAGAAAGTGAATGTAACGGGAATAACGTTTGAGAACAAGGTCTTAACGGACGAGATGAAAAAAGCAATTGACGAAGCAGATTATGTTATTACCGGATCATACGTCGTTAAAAATGATCCTGCTGTAAATGACGGTGTTATTGTTGATAACGTAGACAGCTCGAAATGGGCAACATCGACTCCTCGTGCGATCATGAAGTACGCACAAGGAAAGGATAAAAAGTTTGTGCTGATGAGCTTACGTAATCCGTATGATGCGGCTAATTTCGAAGAAGCAAAATCAATTTTAGCCGTGTATGGATTTAAGGGGTATTCAAACGGTCGTTACAGACAGCCAAATATTCCAGCGGGTATTGAAGTCATTTTCGGAACAGCGAAGGCAAAAGGAAAGCTTCCTGTTGATATTCCATCCGTTACGCAACCAGGAAAAATTCTATATCCATTCGGGTATGGACTGAAAATAAAGTAA
- a CDS encoding WXG100 family type VII secretion target has translation MFRTTEKEKLRQQADALERFVGKINEAINSIQGIDRQHQSQVEKLGNDWESQSRDKFEQVSQEAIHHKYKGIGLGNELIYAIYEEARLLREKAGEIERREIGNGQNKY, from the coding sequence TTGTTTCGTACAACAGAGAAGGAAAAATTAAGACAGCAGGCGGATGCACTTGAACGTTTTGTAGGAAAGATTAATGAGGCGATAAATTCTATACAGGGAATTGACCGACAGCATCAATCTCAGGTTGAAAAACTTGGAAACGATTGGGAAAGTCAGTCTCGTGACAAATTTGAGCAAGTCAGCCAAGAAGCAATCCATCATAAATATAAAGGCATTGGATTAGGAAATGAGCTTATTTATGCAATTTATGAAGAGGCACGGTTACTTCGTGAAAAAGCGGGAGAAATTGAACGACGGGAGATAGGAAATGGACAAAATAAATATTAA